The following proteins are co-located in the Palaemon carinicauda isolate YSFRI2023 chromosome 3, ASM3689809v2, whole genome shotgun sequence genome:
- the LOC137638334 gene encoding uncharacterized protein, with amino-acid sequence MTYLCDRSLSPGNNSNNINNCKSKVETSPQISSGVAVLPTCHGDSILPTFSFKVGGTVYRGLKDSGSQSTFVTKKLAEENNLKIINSKVKLTVNGFNGNKEYFTEIVEVPVTIGDKSFIIYCLVVPNINVALKLPLLGRLVDKFQAQGVKLADQFLNKFSHEIDNVQLILGTDFAYCIAGTDTVFGGINSSMYTECHAGILLSGSIDLMIKNIDNLADTRVQTSAVSNPFVCSSAIHIQSNSFLLNSKVDIFADDDINTNFLVNCSFSVINERGMLMEKPLQQATDQLLESECNYYLNYDQNFYNDESIELNNQLVEFTIKTLRRRESDGRIIVPLLWNGKVSHLLSKNENLSKLILRSNLKRLKRHPERLQLVDQTIKEQLKAGIIEPIYDLEVFKSENPQHSFLPHMPIFKLDRDSTKCRIVFLSNLRDSSNNISLSHNQCMYSGPTLNQKLSSSFLQLRFDQKLLIFDLKKAFNMLSLTETDQSKLLFFWYKNVNQGDFSLLAFKNVRLPFGLRCSPFLLMISLYYILVLQPSEDSRIADLKKSIYSMIYMDNGAITANTSEELEWSYKQLSNIFNPYKFDIQQVVTNDLTLQDEVDREAEAAMPLRNKLFGLNWDRCSDEIFTKPICLDPNANTKRSLLQTIASQFDLFGFNMPLFNRCRLFMHQLQCQKNLHWDQPLTQELQREWINICRQTNRAPPLKIARCVGPRDGNYDIYIFSDASKDIFGCVLYLQHIESNRLSFIHAKNRLVNNQLKSKSMPSLELNAIHLSVECALEIYKDLSGSACLKPLKVNNIYVYTDSLCALHWLNSAALKLDKLNKHSPFVVNRLHNIQRMCETVPIKFSFISGKNNPADIITRCVSYNQLQNSCFFSGPNLSINEVPELSTTIPAFEMPTEVQATPSTAQVIEVANNLIDINNYSNFRKLLLIFRRIFLVVHKWKLKAKIACSPVANYFAQAINYLLNNEQRKHYPEVYSYLQHGLNSRKDIPPIITQLNVFLDSQGLLRVKSKFKKWNYGLSGNYPLLLHPDSHLTKLIIWDAHLKLLHSGCYSVLTELRKHYYIPKHFSVVKKALKQCVHCRRFNNRYIRLNQNFYRDFRADPPTVPFSNIFMDYLGPFNTKDGKETRKVWLLCITCTWSRAVNLKICRSLNVAEFLRAFQLHCFEYGIPQLCISDLGTQLVAGGNTITSFISDPQTQLYFEENNVKPLSFQQYFKGCSELGSLVEVCVKMVKRLMFGAIKNFILTYVDFEFLVCNIVHLINRRPIAFKEAVRAETDNVPEPITPEQLVRGYELTSLNLIPNLQPLSVEDPEFDPDNKAISQNYVKLCKIRQTLIETYHNEFLGTLIQQAVDRKGRYRPVTHKLLNVGDVVLIKEEHTKRNNYPLGIILEVFKNDLGEVTHAVIKKGKTGQTSRLHVNNIIPILENTGSTNSATPDVSNSVTSSLRPKRKAAILSQERTRQML; translated from the coding sequence atgacttacCTGTGTGATAGGAGTCTGTCACCAGGCAATaactctaataatattaataactgcaaatccaaggtggaaacttctcctcaaataagcagcggtgttgccgtCCTTCCCACTTGTCATGGTGATTCAATTTTACCCACtttttcatttaaagttggggggactgtttacagaggactgaaggacagtggttcgcagagcacgtttgtcactaagaaattggcggaggagaataatcttaaaatcattaactctaaagtaaagctaacagttaatgggtttaatggtaacaaagaatattttactgaaattgttgaagttcctgttacgatcggagataaatcctttataatttattgcttggttgtaccaaacattaatgtagcattgaaattacctctgcttggtagattagttgataaatttcaggcacaaggtgttaaattagctgatcaattccttaataaattttctcatgaaattgataatgttcagctcattttaggtacagacttcgcttattgtattgcaggtacagatacagtttttggaggaataaattcatcgatgtataccgagtgtcatgctggtattttgctgtctggtagcattgatttaatgataaagaatattgataatttagctgatacgagagtgcaaacctcggctgttagtaacccatttgtgtgtagttctgctattcatatccagagtaattcctttttgctgaactctaaagttgatatttttgccgatgatgacattaatactaactttttggtaaactgttcattttctgtaataaatgaaagaggcatgcttatggagaaaccattgcaacaggccactgatcaacttctagagtctgaatgtaattattacttaaattacgatcagaatttctacaatgatgaaagtattgaacttaataaccagttggtcgaatttaccatcaaaacccttcgtcgtagggagtctgatggacGTATTATTGTTCCCTTGCTGTGGAATGGgaaagtttctcatttactttcaaagAATGAAAATCTATCTAAGTTGATATTAAGGTCTAACCTCAAGAGACTTAAACGACATCCAGAACGTTTGCAGCTCGTTGACCAAACAATTAAGGAGCAATTGAAGGCAGGCATAATTGAACCCATTTATGATTTAGAAGTGTTTAAAAGTGAGAATCCTCAACATTCTTTTTTACCACACATGCCTATCTTTAAACTGGATAGGGATAGTACCAAATGTAGGATTGTATTTTTGTCTAACCTTAGGGATTCTTCTAATAATATATCTTTGTCACATAACCAGTGCATGTATTCAGGGCCTACGTTAAACCAAAAATTGTCCTCTTCCTTTTTACAGCTTAGATTTGACCAAAAGTTACTCATATTTGACCTTAAGAAAGCCTTTAATATGTTATCTTTAACAGAAACTGATCAGTCTAAGTTGTTATTTTTTTGGTACAAAAATGTGAATCAAGGCGATTTTTCCTTATtggcttttaagaatgtaagattaccttttggccttagatgtagtccctttttattaatgatttcattatattatatacttGTGTTACAACCTTCAGAGGATTCACGAAtagcagatttaaagaaatctatctattccatgatttatatggacaatggggctATTACTGCCAACACTTCAGAGGAGTTAGAGTGGTCGTATAAACAGCTTTCAAATATATTCAATCCCTATAAATTTGACATTCAGCAGGTTGTAACTAATGACTTGACTTTACAGGATGAGGTGGACCGCGAAGCCGAGGCAGCTATGCCTTTACGTAACAAGTTGTTTGGTTTAAACTGGGACCGATGttccgacgaaattttcactaaaccAATTTGTCTGGATCCCAATGCTAATACTAAAAGGTCTCTTTTACAAACAATTGCTTCACAGTTTgacctttttggttttaatatgccattgtttaaccgctgtagattgttcatgcatcaattacagtgtcaaaagaatttacattgggatcaaccattaacgcaagaattgcagagagaatggattaatatttgcaggcaaaccaacagagctcctcctttaaaaattgctaggtgtgttggtccacgagatggcaattatgatatttatattttttcagatgcaagtaaggacaTATTTGGTTGTGTACTCTATTTACAGCATATTGAATCCAATCGCTTAAGCTTTATACATGCCAAAAACCGACTTGTAAATAATCAACTTAAGAGTAAATCCATGCCCTCTCTGGAACTTAACGCAATACatttaagtgttgagtgtgctcttgagatttacaaagatttgtctggatctgcttgcttaaaacccttaaaggttaataatatttacgtatatactgattctctctgtgccttacattggctgaattctgctgccttgaaattggacaaattaaataaacattctccattTGTCGTAAACAGACTTCATAATATTCAAAGAATGTGTGAAACGGTTCctataaaatttagctttatttcaggaaaaaacaatcctgcggacataatcaccagatgtgtgtcatacaaccagttgcaaaattcttgctttttttcaggaccaaatttaagtataaatgaagttccagaattgtcaactaccataccagcatttgagatgcccactgaggttcaagcaactccttccacagctcaggttattgaagttgctaacaatcttattgatattaataattattccaatttcaggaaacttttattgatttttcgcagaattttcttagtggtgcacaagtggaagctgaaagcgaaaattgcttgctcaccagtcgctaattactttgcccaggctataaattacttgttaaacaatgaacaaaggaagcattatcctgaggtatattcttacctacagcatggtcttaattccagaaaagacattcctcctattataacgcaacttaatgtatttttagattcacagggtcttctgagagttaagagtaaattcaaaaaatggaattatggcttaagtggaaattaccctttattattgcacccagacagtcatttgaccaaactaattatttgggatgcacacctcaaattattacattcaggatgttattctgtattaacagagctcagaaagcattattacatccctaaacatttTTCAGTTGTGAAAAAAGCTCTTAAAcaatgtgttcattgtcgtaggtttaataatcgttatataaggttaaatcagaacttttacagagacttcagagcagatcctcctacggttcctttttctaacatatttatggattatctaggacccttcaatacgaaggatggaaaagagacccgtaaggtttggttactatgtatcacctgtacttggtctagggcagttaacctcaaaatttgcaggagtttgaatgttgcagaatttttaagagcatttcagctacactgctttgagtacgggatacctcaactttgtattagtgatcttgggactcagttggtggcaggaggtaataccataacttccttcattagtgaccctcagacgcaattatattttgaggaaaataatgtaaaacccctctcctttcagcaatatttcaaaggctgcagtgaattgggatcattagtagaagtatgtgtaaaaatggtcaaaagattaatgtttggagcaattaagaattttatattgacgtatgtagactttgaatttcttgtctgtaatattgtgcatctcattaatcgacgacctatagccttcaaagaagctgttcgtgctgagactgacaatgtgcccgaaccaataacgccggaacagctcgtgcgaggctatgaattgacttctctaaaccttatccctaatcttcaacctctttcagttgaagatccagaatttgaccctgataataaagctatttctcagaattacgtaaagttgtgtaaaattaggcagactttaatagagacctatcataatgaatttctaggtactctgattcagcaagcagttgaTAGGAAGGGGCGGTATCGTcccgttactcataaattactaaatgttggcgatgttgtattaattaaggaggaacataccaaaaggaataattatcctttaggcataattctagaagtttttaagaatgatttgggtgaagttacccatgctgttattaagaagggaaaaacaggccagacatcaaggttgcatgtaaataatattattccaatactagaaaacacaggaagtaccaattcagctactcctgatgttagtaattctgttacttcgtccttaaggcccaaaagaaaggctgctatattaagccaagaaaggacaagacagatgctttaa